In Musa acuminata AAA Group cultivar baxijiao chromosome BXJ3-9, Cavendish_Baxijiao_AAA, whole genome shotgun sequence, a single genomic region encodes these proteins:
- the LOC103998036 gene encoding alpha,alpha-trehalose-phosphate synthase [UDP-forming] 6, with protein MVTKSYSNLLELASGESPSLGRISRGIPRVVTAPGIVPDLDDSDDDASNASSDRSSLTPHDRTIIVANQLPIRAQRRPEGRGWIFSLDQDSLLLQLKDSIREHADMDFVYVGCLREEILASEQDEVAQILLETFKCVPVFLPADLRSRFYHGFCKQQLWPLFHYMLPLSPDLGGRFDRNLWQAYVSVNKIFADMILEVINPDDDFVWVHDYHLMVLPTFLRKRFNRVKLGFFLHSPFPSSEIYRTLPVREELLRALLNSDLIGFHTFDYARHFLSCCSRMLGLSYESKRGYIGLEYYGRTVSIKILPVGIHMGQLGSVLNLPETEVKVADLIKQFCDRGRVMLLGVDDMDIFKGISLKLLAFEQLLMQHPEWRGKVVLVQIANPARGRGKDVKEVQDESYAMVKRINEAFGLPGYKPVILIDKPLQFYERMAYYVVAECCLVTAVRDGMNLIPYEYIIARHGNDKLDKVLGLSPSNPKKSMLVVSEFIGCSPSLSGAIRVNPWNIDTVADAMASALEMADAEKQLRHEKHHRYVSSHDVGYWAKSFLQDLERSCKEHNRRRSWGIGFGLKFRVVSLDSNFRKLVMEHIVSAYRRTSTRAILLDYDGTLMPQASIDKSPSPKSIEILNSLCNDKNNLVFLVSARSRSTLSDWFSPCENLGMAAEHGCYFRLRRDADWETCVAVADHSWKQIAEPVMSLYAELTDGSTIENKETALVWSYEDADPDFGSCQAKELLDHLESVLANEPVSVKSGPNNVEVKPQGVSKGLVAERLLSTMKKRGLSPDFVLCIGDDRSDEDMFEVITTSMSDSWLSPSAEVFACTVGQKPSKAKYYLDDTAEIVRLMQGLASVSEQTPRSSGPL; from the exons ATGGTGACGAAATCTTACTCCAATCTGTTGGAGTTGGCCTCCGGCGAGTCCCCTTCCCTTGGCCGAATCAGCCGCGGCATTCCCCGCGTCGTGACGGCACCCGGCATAGTCCCTGACCTCGATGACTCCGATGACGATGCGTCCAATGCATCGTCAGATCGATCATCCCTCACACcccatgaccgaaccattattgtCGCCAACCAGCTTCCCATCCGTGCCCAGCGCCGCCCTGAAGGTCGCGGCTGGATTTTCTCCTTGGACCAAGATTCCCTCCTCCTCCAGCTCAAAGATAGTATACGCGAGCATGCCGATATGGATTTTGTCTACGTGGGCTGCCTCCGCGAGGAAATTTTAGCTTCCGAGCAAGATGAGGTTGCCCAGATACTGTTGGAGACCTTCAAGTGTGTGCCTGTCTTCCTTCCGGCGGATCTCCGCTCTCGGTTCTATCATGGCTTCTGTAAGCAGCAGTTGTGGCCTCTCTTCCATTATATGCTTCCGCTGTCCCCTGATCTTGGTGGACGGTTCGATCGCAATCTATGGCAAGCATATGTCTCGGTTAACAAGATCTTTGCCGATATGATCCTTGAGGTCATCAATCCAGATGACGATTTTGTTTGGGTCCATGATTACCACCTCATGGTCCTTCCCACGTTCCTCAGGAAGCGGTTCAATAGGGTAAAGCTTGGCTTTTTCTTGCATAGCCCCTTCCCCTCGTCGGAGATCTACAGGACATTGCCGGTCAGGGAGGAGCTTCTGCGAGCACTACTGAATTCTGATCTGATTGGGTTCCACACGTTTGATTATGCCCGTCATTTCTTATCCTGCTGTAGTCGGATGCTTGGGCTCAGCTACGAATCCAAGAGAGGTTATATCGGGCTCGAGTATTATGGTCGCACAGTAAGCATCAAAATACTTCCTGTTGGGATCCATATGGGCCAGCTTGGCTCGGTGTTAAACCTTCCAGAGACGGAGGTGAAAGTTGCAGATCTCATCAAGCAGTTCTGCGACAGGGGTCGAGTGATGCTGCTTGGAGTTGATGACATGGATATATTCAAGGGAATCAGCTTGAAACTGTTGGCCTTTGAGCAGCTACTTATGCAACATCCAGAGTGGCGAGGAAAGGTGGTTTTAGTTCAGATTGCAAATCCAGCTAGGGGACGGGGGAAGGATGTGAAAGAAGTACAGGATGAGAGCTATGCAATGGTGAAGCGGATCAATGAAGCTTTCGGGCTTCCTGGCTACAAGCCTGTAATTCTAATAGATAAGCCACTCCAGTTCTACGAGAGAATGGCCTACTATGTAGTGGCAGAATGTTGTTTGGTGACAGCAGTCAGGGATGGAATGAATCTTATTCCTTATGAGTACATCATCGCACGGCATGGGAATGACAAGTTGGATAAGGTTTTAGGCTTGAGCCCCTCCAACCCAAAGAAGAGCATGTTAGTTGTTTCGGAGTTCATCGGCTGTTCTCCTTCCCTAAGCGGGGCCATTAGGGTGAATCCATGGAATATTGACACAGTGGCCGACGCAATGGCCTCAGCCTTGGAAATGGCCGATGCAGAGAAACAGTTACGGCATGAGAAGCACCACAGGTATGTGAGCTCCCATGATGTTGGGTACTGGGCCAAGAGTTTTTTACAGGATTTGGAGAGGAGTTGCAAAGAACATAACAGGAGGAGGAGCTGGGGAATAGGGTTCGGATTGAAATTTAGAGTTGTGTCTCTTGACtcaaacttcaggaagcttgttaTGGAACATATTGTTTCTGCATACAGGAGAACTAGCACTCGGGCCATCCTTCTGGATTATGATGGCACTTTGATGCCGCAGGCATCAATTGATAAGAGTCCGAGCCCCAAGTCTATTGAGATCTTGAACAGCTTGTGTAATGATAAAAACAATCTGGTTTTTCTAGTGAGTGCACGAAGCCGAAGCACCTTAAGTGATTGGTTTTCTCCTTGTGAGAATCTAGGAATGGCCGCAGAGCATGGCTGCTACTTTAG GTTGAGGAGAGATGCGGATTGGGAAACATGTGTTGCAGTCGCAGATCATAGCTGGAAACAAATTGCTGAGCCTGTAATGAGCTTGTACGCCGAATTAACCGACGGCTCTACAATCGAAAACAAGGAAACTGCACTGGTTTGGAGCTATGAAGATGCTGATCCAGATTTCGGATCTTGTCAAGCCAAGGAACTTCTAGACCATCTCGAGAGTGTACTTGCTAACGAACCAGTTTCCGTGAAAAGTGGACCAAACAACGTTGAAGTTAAACCACAG GGTGTGAGCAAAGGCCTTGTAGCTGAGCGACTACTCTCGACCATGAAAAAGAGGGGTTTGTCACCGGACTTCGTACTCTGTATAGGGGATGATCGATCCGATGAGGATATGTTTGAAGTGATAACCACCAGCATGTCTGATTCCTGGTTATCCCCTTCGGCTGAAGTGTTTGCTTGCACTGTCGGTCAAAAACCCAGCAAAGCCAAGTACTATCTTGATGATACAGCAGAGATCGTTAGGTTGATGCAGGGACTGGCTTCGGTTTCAGAGCAGACACCGAGGAGTTCAGGACCATTGTGA
- the LOC103998037 gene encoding MACPF domain-containing protein At1g14780-like, with translation MSQAVETALRCLGRGFDVACDFRPEYCRGKERLLVINEEEKREIAVPGFGTFKDVSVDIKCDKGDRMRYQSDVLEFNQMSELFNCRSSMAGKIPSGLFNYMFDMDGCAWAQEASNTKCLAMDGYFIALLELRIEHQPLALVDHVVRDVPSTWDPCAIARFIETYGTHVIMGLSVGGQDVVYVKQDHSSSLSPRELRQHLDRLGDELFTGTCALPPFHWRSKEHKLKVPEAFNVFDLQKQNVKGIAPVFCKDGVTVMCHKRGGDTSASSHSEWLLTVPSSPDVINFTFVPITSLLKGVPGNGFLSHAINLYLRYKPPLSDLRYFLDFQAHKLWAPMHSDLPLGPISNRSIPTPALTFTVMGPELSVNSSQVIVGMRPVTGMRLHLEGKKNDRLAIHLEHLSHTPGFIGARPEAAPEWRGSDAIADQRYYEPVRRKKFAQVCTVPIEYDSPWRPTDGGGNAFVVTGAQLHVTAHESTSVLHLRLLYSEVSGCVVSRSQWRRGPSGLSQKSSFFSAVSTSFSGGLEKERQQGPEAPVDSGIFPVGPPVPVGAQKLLKFVDTSHLCQGPQHSPGHWLVTGAKLDVEKGRIGLQVKFSLLTSLL, from the exons atgaGCCAGGCTGTGGAGACAGCTCTGAGGTGCCTGGGGAGGGGCTTCGACGTCGCATGCGACTTCCGGCCGGAGTACTGCAGGGGAAAGGAGAGGCTGCTTGTGATAaatgaggaagagaagagagagatcgCTGTGCCCGGGTTTGGAACGTTCAAGGATGTCTCTGTTGACATAAAGTGCGATAAGGGGGATCGGATGCGATACCAATCCGATGTGCTCGAGTTCAATCAG ATGTCAGAGCTGTTCAACTGTCGGAGCTCGATGGCAGGAAAGATCCCCTCCGGGCTGTTCAACTACATGTTCGACATGGACGGGTGCGCATGGGCCCAGGAGGCGTCCAACACCAAGTGCCTCGCCATGGATGGCTACTTCATCGCGCTCCTTGAGCTGCGAATCGAGCACCAGCCACTTGCTCTTGTGGATCATGTCGTCAGAGATGTTCCTTCGACTTGGGACCCCTGCGCGATCGCAAG GTTCATCGAGACCTATGGCACGCATGTAATAATGGGGTTAAGTGTGGGAGGTCAGGATGTGGTGTACGTGAAGCAAGATCACTCCTCCAGCCTCTCCCCTCGTGAGCTCAGACAACACCTCGATAGGCTTGGGGATGAGCTATTCACAGGGACATGTGCGCTGCCTCCCTTCCACTGGAGATCTAAAGAACATAAGCTTAAG GTTCCAGAGGCCTTCAATGTCTTTGATCTACAGAAGCAAAATGTCAAGGGGATTGCTCCTGTCTTCTGCAAAGAT GGTGTGACAGTCATGTGCCACAAGAGAGGAGGAGATACCTCGGCGAGCAGCCACAGCGAGTGGCTTCTAACTGTGCCTTCATCGCCTGATGTGATCAACTTCACCTTCGTTCCGATAACCTCACTGCTCAAGGGAGTCCCCGGCAATGGCTTTCTGTCTCATGCCATTAACCTGTACCTTCGAT ATAAGCctcctctatcagacctgcgctaCTTCCTGGACTTCCAAGCTCACAAGCTCTGGGCCCCAATGCACAGTGATCTACCTCTGGGTCCCATCTCGAACAGGTCCATCCCGACCCCAGCCCTTACTTTCACCGTAATGGGCCCCGAGCTGTCGGTCAACTCTTCTCAG GTCATCGTCGGAATGCGACCGGTGACGGGAATGCGACTGCACCTCGAGGGCAAGAAGAACGATCG GCTAGCGATTCACCTGGAGCACCTGTCACATACCCCTGGGTTCATCGGAGCCCGGCCCGAGGCGGCGCCGGAATGGCGGGGATCGGACGCGATCGCCGACCAGCGATACTATGAGCCGGTCCGACGGAAGAAGTTCGCGCAGGTGTGCACCGTGCCGATCGAGTACGACTCCCCGTGGCGGCCGACCGACGGCGGGGGGAACGCGTTCGTGGTCACCGGAGCTCAGCTCCACGTGACGGCGCACGAGTCCACGAGTGTGCTGCACCTCAGGCTCCTGTACTCGGAGGTGAGCGGCTGCGTCGTGAGCAGGTCGCAGTGGCGGCGAGGCCCGTCGGGCCTGTCTCAGAAGTCGAGCTTCTTCTCGGCCGTCAGCACCTCGTTCTCCGGTGGCCTGGAGAAGGAAAGGCAGCAAGGCCCAGAGGCGCCGGTGGACTCCGGTATTTTTCCGGTGGGCCCGCCGGTGCCGGTGGGAGCCCAGAAGCTTCTCAAGTTTGTGGATACCTCTCACCTGTGTCAGGGGCCTCAGCACAGCCCTGGGCATTGGCTGGTGACTGGTGCGAAGCTGGACGTGGAGAAGGGGAGGATTGGGCTGCAGGTTAAGTTCTCTCTCCTCACTTCACTTTTATGA
- the LOC135649906 gene encoding protein trichome birefringence-like 14 isoform X2, whose product MKGGILQKVRGSKLSLVLTALMCTTLVIWAWEKTPALSVIFPPLERFDILSPVVPAKTSATSSDDTHRLASADKNLSAADEMESSSSNETEPVLSLPASESSATSTPNNSTSDKDLKESPMQEKKCNYAKGKWVADTRRPLYSGSACKQWLSGMWACRLMQRTDFSYENFRWQPQGCVMPEFSRSDFLRRMQNKTIALIGDSLGRQQFQSLMCMVTGGETIPEVEDVGKDYGLVKAPGALRPDGWAYRFPSTNTTILYYWSASLCELEPLNKSDPATHYALHLDRPVTFLKQHLCRFDVLVLNTGHHWNREKFRGNRWEMYAGGMPITDGELADMRNLKNLTLHSIAKWVDSQLLQRPQLKAFVRTMSPRHFVNGDWNTGGSCDNTVPLAGGSEVLQDRSSDPVAEDAIKGTSVTLLDITSLSQLRDEGHISKYTLKASTGMQDCLHWCLPGIPDAWNEILYAQI is encoded by the exons ATGAAAGGGGGAATCTTACAGAAAGTCAGAGGCTCTAAACTTTCTTTGGTACTTACTGCTCTCATGTGCACAACCCTTGTTATTTGGGCATGGGAGAAAACACCAGCTCTATCTGTTATATTTCCACCACTAGAACGATTTGATATTCTTTCTCCAG TAGTTCCTGCCAAAACTTCTGCGACATCCTCAGATGATACACATCGGCTGGCATCTGCAGATAAGAATTTGTCAGCTGCAGATGAAATGGAGAGTTCATCATCTAATGAAACAGAGCCTGTTCTCAGTCTTCCAGCAAGCGAGTCTTCAGCCACAAGCACACCTAATAATTCAACATCTGATAAAGATCTGAAAGAGAGTCCCATGCAGGAGAAAA AGTGTAATTATGCAAAAGGAAAATGGGTTGCGGACACAAGACGACCTTTGTATTCGGGTTCTGCTTGCAAGCAGTGGCTGTCAGGGATGTGGGCATGTAGGTTAATGCAACGTACTGATTTCTCGTATGAGAATTTTCGGTGGCAACCACAAGGTTGTGTGATGCCAGAATTCTCAAGGAGCGACTTTTTGAGAAG AATGCAGAATAAGACAATTGCTCTGATAGGAGATTCTTTGGGAAGGCAGCAATTCCAATCTCTCATGTGCATGGTCACTGGTGGTGAAACAATCCCAGAAGTGGAAGATGTTGGAAAAGACTATGGCCTTGTGAAAGCTCCCGGTGCCTTAAGACCTGATGGTTGGGCTTATCGGTTTCCAAGTACCAACACAACCATTCTGTATTATTGGTCTGCAAGTTTATGTGAACTGGAGCCTTTGAATAAATCAGACCCAGCTACCCACTATGCGTTGCATCTTGACCGACCTGTAACATTCTTGAAGCAGCATCTTTGCAGGTTTGATGTGTTGGTACTTAACACGGGGCACCACTGGAATAGAGAGAAGTTCAGAGGAAACCGGTGGGAGATGTATGCTGGAGGGATGCCAATCACTGATGGAGAGCTTGCAGACATGAGGAACTTAAAAAATCTCACTTTGCACAGTATTGCTAAGTGGGTTGATTCGCAGCTTTTGCAACGTCCACAGCTAAAAGCTTTTGTTAGGACAATGTCCCCTAGGCATTTTGTCAATGGAGACTGGAACACCGGGGGAAGCTGTGACAACACTGTTCCATTGGCTGGTGGAAGCGAGGTTTTACAAGATCGTTCTAGCGATCCTGTTGCTGAGGATGCAATCAAAGGAACAAGTGTTACGCTATTGGATATTACATCTTTGTCACAACTGAGAGACGAGGGACACATATCCAAATACACTCTTAAGGCCTCAACAGGCATGCAGGATTGCTTGCATTGGTGCCTTCCAGGTATTCCTGATGCATGGAACGAAATACTTTATGCACAAATATAG
- the LOC135649906 gene encoding protein trichome birefringence-like 14 isoform X1 → MKGGILQKVRGSKLSLVLTALMCTTLVIWAWEKTPALSVIFPPLERFDILSPVVPAKTSATSSDDTHRLASADKNLSAADEMESSSSNETEPVLSLPASESSATSTPNNSTSDKDLKESPMQEKSECNYAKGKWVADTRRPLYSGSACKQWLSGMWACRLMQRTDFSYENFRWQPQGCVMPEFSRSDFLRRMQNKTIALIGDSLGRQQFQSLMCMVTGGETIPEVEDVGKDYGLVKAPGALRPDGWAYRFPSTNTTILYYWSASLCELEPLNKSDPATHYALHLDRPVTFLKQHLCRFDVLVLNTGHHWNREKFRGNRWEMYAGGMPITDGELADMRNLKNLTLHSIAKWVDSQLLQRPQLKAFVRTMSPRHFVNGDWNTGGSCDNTVPLAGGSEVLQDRSSDPVAEDAIKGTSVTLLDITSLSQLRDEGHISKYTLKASTGMQDCLHWCLPGIPDAWNEILYAQI, encoded by the exons ATGAAAGGGGGAATCTTACAGAAAGTCAGAGGCTCTAAACTTTCTTTGGTACTTACTGCTCTCATGTGCACAACCCTTGTTATTTGGGCATGGGAGAAAACACCAGCTCTATCTGTTATATTTCCACCACTAGAACGATTTGATATTCTTTCTCCAG TAGTTCCTGCCAAAACTTCTGCGACATCCTCAGATGATACACATCGGCTGGCATCTGCAGATAAGAATTTGTCAGCTGCAGATGAAATGGAGAGTTCATCATCTAATGAAACAGAGCCTGTTCTCAGTCTTCCAGCAAGCGAGTCTTCAGCCACAAGCACACCTAATAATTCAACATCTGATAAAGATCTGAAAGAGAGTCCCATGCAGGAGAAAAGTG AGTGTAATTATGCAAAAGGAAAATGGGTTGCGGACACAAGACGACCTTTGTATTCGGGTTCTGCTTGCAAGCAGTGGCTGTCAGGGATGTGGGCATGTAGGTTAATGCAACGTACTGATTTCTCGTATGAGAATTTTCGGTGGCAACCACAAGGTTGTGTGATGCCAGAATTCTCAAGGAGCGACTTTTTGAGAAG AATGCAGAATAAGACAATTGCTCTGATAGGAGATTCTTTGGGAAGGCAGCAATTCCAATCTCTCATGTGCATGGTCACTGGTGGTGAAACAATCCCAGAAGTGGAAGATGTTGGAAAAGACTATGGCCTTGTGAAAGCTCCCGGTGCCTTAAGACCTGATGGTTGGGCTTATCGGTTTCCAAGTACCAACACAACCATTCTGTATTATTGGTCTGCAAGTTTATGTGAACTGGAGCCTTTGAATAAATCAGACCCAGCTACCCACTATGCGTTGCATCTTGACCGACCTGTAACATTCTTGAAGCAGCATCTTTGCAGGTTTGATGTGTTGGTACTTAACACGGGGCACCACTGGAATAGAGAGAAGTTCAGAGGAAACCGGTGGGAGATGTATGCTGGAGGGATGCCAATCACTGATGGAGAGCTTGCAGACATGAGGAACTTAAAAAATCTCACTTTGCACAGTATTGCTAAGTGGGTTGATTCGCAGCTTTTGCAACGTCCACAGCTAAAAGCTTTTGTTAGGACAATGTCCCCTAGGCATTTTGTCAATGGAGACTGGAACACCGGGGGAAGCTGTGACAACACTGTTCCATTGGCTGGTGGAAGCGAGGTTTTACAAGATCGTTCTAGCGATCCTGTTGCTGAGGATGCAATCAAAGGAACAAGTGTTACGCTATTGGATATTACATCTTTGTCACAACTGAGAGACGAGGGACACATATCCAAATACACTCTTAAGGCCTCAACAGGCATGCAGGATTGCTTGCATTGGTGCCTTCCAGGTATTCCTGATGCATGGAACGAAATACTTTATGCACAAATATAG